The following are encoded together in the Candidatus Hinthialibacter antarcticus genome:
- the fliN gene encoding flagellar motor switch protein FliN — translation MLTPEEEDAIKMYQNLMADAGKDVFSTLLASDTELAPSEYSEADSSSVASQAGDDIVLSEIDYKGYIQGKSALILNLENAQKIAAQMTGGGAGDEFGDLEESALSEAVQSLYSAVNTKLASAVGGEISVETPDIITKPEDLAGSLPEGGGKHILLKYQITSGDMTGPVYQVLPRNLLQSLTNALGGSAPAPQMDGDDFMPRGASGAPEVLNQPAQFAPGMQMGGGADMFGGGGGGKMPSVDTRNLELVLDIQLEIKVELGRTVRKIRDVLELGPGSVIELNKLAGEPVDILVNDKLFAKGEVVVIDENFGVRITDILTIDERLEALK, via the coding sequence ATGCTGACGCCCGAAGAAGAAGACGCCATTAAGATGTATCAAAACTTAATGGCGGACGCGGGCAAAGATGTCTTTTCAACGCTGCTCGCCTCTGATACAGAGCTGGCGCCCAGCGAATATTCAGAAGCCGACTCGTCTTCCGTCGCCAGTCAGGCCGGCGACGATATCGTCTTATCTGAAATTGATTATAAAGGCTACATCCAGGGCAAAAGCGCCCTGATATTGAATCTTGAAAATGCGCAAAAAATCGCGGCCCAAATGACGGGCGGCGGGGCCGGCGATGAATTCGGCGACCTCGAAGAAAGTGCGCTGTCTGAAGCCGTCCAATCGCTCTATAGCGCCGTCAATACAAAACTGGCGTCGGCGGTAGGCGGCGAAATTAGCGTGGAAACGCCGGACATCATTACCAAGCCTGAAGATTTGGCCGGGTCGTTGCCCGAAGGCGGCGGCAAGCATATTTTGCTGAAATACCAAATAACGTCAGGCGATATGACGGGGCCGGTGTATCAGGTCTTGCCGCGTAATTTGCTTCAGTCGCTGACCAATGCGCTGGGCGGTTCGGCCCCGGCCCCGCAAATGGACGGCGACGACTTTATGCCGCGCGGCGCCAGCGGCGCGCCGGAAGTGTTGAACCAACCCGCGCAGTTTGCGCCCGGCATGCAAATGGGCGGCGGTGCGGACATGTTTGGCGGCGGGGGCGGCGGCAAGATGCCTTCGGTCGATACACGCAATCTGGAACTCGTACTCGATATTCAACTTGAAATCAAAGTTGAATTGGGGCGCACCGTGCGGAAGATTCGCGATGTGTTAGAACTCGGCCCCGGTTCTGTTATTGAATTAAACAAATTGGCCGGAGAACCGGTCGATATTTTAGTCAATGATAAACTCTTCGCCAAAGGCGAGGTGGTCGTCATCGACGAAAACTTTGGCGTACGCATCACGGATATTTTGACCATCGACGAGCGACTCGAAGCGCTGAAATAG
- a CDS encoding FliM/FliN family flagellar motor switch protein — protein MTLEAYDLKLIDLLSLQPGALLQIHSVRGSAECTSTEHLVGRNGWQQNVSQAMMPDAGSKQVNNLSSLLDIPIEAQVLIRHEDGKVVEMLRLAPQNWQALLERAGRKADLMVDGRIIVRGEIVNSDGQSGILIHKVGAAAES, from the coding sequence GTGACATTAGAAGCGTATGACCTGAAACTGATTGATTTGCTGTCGTTGCAGCCCGGCGCTTTGCTGCAGATCCACTCGGTGCGCGGGTCGGCGGAATGTACCAGTACGGAACATTTGGTCGGACGCAATGGTTGGCAACAAAACGTCTCGCAGGCCATGATGCCAGACGCTGGCTCGAAACAAGTCAATAATTTGTCCAGTTTGTTGGACATTCCAATTGAAGCGCAAGTCTTGATCCGCCATGAAGACGGCAAAGTGGTCGAGATGTTGCGTTTGGCCCCGCAAAACTGGCAGGCGCTGCTGGAACGCGCGGGGCGAAAGGCCGACCTGATGGTCGATGGTCGCATTATTGTTCGCGGCGAGATTGTAAATTCAGACGGTCAGAGCGGCATTCTGATTCATAAAGTCGGCGCCGCCGCCGAGAGTTAG
- the fliO gene encoding flagellar biosynthetic protein FliO, with protein sequence MLRFRTILLGAFASMVIGCFALSGACADEKSNQSPLPDIPAIGETTTSEILDPVAASASVNATTSAVSQAFSAVQRIMDGEELSMETPEQVLVSQSDGQSMSQQLGRMLMSLGLVIALVLGIAWGAKKLVLKNYTLGGGRIEVITSLAISPKSKLHLVRVGNEQFLIGENPQTVNLISTVNTQEIPQLTRTEEPAFEEPAAAGQGAAGQDVTPFKDHMADWTRALENRAAPDVKSSLAMLQGLSQKLRGGGGRNG encoded by the coding sequence ATGTTACGATTCCGAACGATTCTCCTCGGGGCGTTTGCCTCGATGGTCATCGGCTGTTTTGCGCTGTCTGGCGCATGCGCCGATGAAAAATCCAATCAATCCCCACTGCCCGATATCCCCGCGATCGGCGAAACCACTACGTCCGAAATCCTCGATCCGGTTGCGGCGTCCGCCTCCGTCAATGCTACCACCTCCGCCGTTAGCCAGGCGTTTTCTGCGGTGCAACGCATCATGGACGGCGAAGAACTTTCGATGGAAACGCCCGAACAAGTCCTGGTTTCACAATCCGATGGTCAGTCGATGTCACAACAGTTGGGGCGAATGTTGATGAGCCTTGGCTTGGTGATTGCCTTAGTGTTGGGCATCGCCTGGGGCGCCAAAAAACTGGTATTGAAAAACTACACGCTGGGCGGGGGGCGTATTGAAGTGATTACCTCGCTCGCGATTTCGCCAAAGTCGAAATTGCATCTCGTACGGGTCGGCAATGAGCAGTTTCTGATCGGCGAGAATCCCCAAACCGTCAACCTGATATCGACTGTCAACACTCAAGAAATTCCCCAACTGACCAGAACGGAAGAACCCGCCTTCGAAGAACCCGCCGCCGCCGGGCAAGGCGCCGCTGGACAAGACGTCACGCCTTTCAAAGACCACATGGCGGACTGGACGCGCGCGTTAGAAAACCGCGCGGCGCCGGACGTTAAAAGCAGTTTGGCTATGTTGCAAGGCCTGTCGCAAAAGTTACGCGGCGGAGGCGGTCGAAATGGTTAA
- a CDS encoding ATP-binding cassette domain-containing protein, which translates to MVNILTVESASCFKGVGDERRRILDNVSFSLPAGAMLNVLGPSGSGKSTLLRVLIGLDPLESGRIIFQDREMEQYGVGEWRRRMGLVLQLPHLFAGTVSDNLLFGPRIHRKPPQDKAAFVSDLLQRVGLPQEAASRNSNDLSVGQQMRVSLARTLANAPDILLLDEPSAALDRASARQIVDLILKLNRESGVTVIVVNHQIDIAQKLGGAVLFFDEGASTFYETIDDAAPRLESLAAMVDEVDA; encoded by the coding sequence ATGGTGAATATCCTCACGGTTGAATCGGCCTCTTGTTTTAAAGGCGTCGGCGACGAACGGCGGCGCATCCTCGATAACGTCTCGTTTTCATTGCCTGCGGGCGCCATGCTCAACGTGCTCGGCCCGTCAGGCAGCGGAAAATCCACCCTGCTGCGCGTACTGATCGGCCTCGACCCGCTTGAATCAGGGCGCATCATTTTTCAAGATCGCGAGATGGAGCAATATGGGGTAGGCGAATGGCGCCGACGCATGGGGCTGGTGTTGCAACTGCCTCATTTATTCGCAGGGACGGTGAGCGACAATCTGTTGTTCGGCCCGCGCATTCACCGCAAACCGCCCCAAGACAAAGCCGCATTCGTTTCGGATTTATTACAGCGGGTGGGCTTGCCCCAAGAAGCCGCGTCGCGCAATTCAAACGATTTATCCGTCGGTCAACAGATGCGGGTCTCATTGGCGCGTACGCTGGCCAACGCGCCCGACATTCTTTTATTAGATGAACCCTCCGCCGCGCTCGACCGCGCCAGCGCCCGGCAAATCGTCGACTTGATTCTAAAACTCAATCGCGAATCCGGCGTGACTGTGATCGTAGTCAACCATCAGATCGACATCGCGCAAAAACTCGGCGGCGCCGTCCTCTTTTTTGACGAGGGCGCCTCAACTTTCTACGAAACCATTGATGACGCCGCGCCGCGCCTTGAGTCATTGGCAGCGATGGTTGACGAGGTGGACGCATGA
- the fliM gene encoding flagellar motor switch protein FliM produces MADILSQNEIDALLSAFATGEGGPDTGGGGDDDQVREVKVYDFNHPDRFSKDQIRTMHNLHDHFARVFSISLSAFLRTIVEVKLVSVDQISYEEFIRSIPNPTSLNIINMDPLEGKALIELSPTLSFPVVDRLMGGAGNVFKKNRELTGIEQTIIEKVLYRAFDCLHEAWANVLPLNLSLEQSETNPQLLMQLYLPSEMVILMTFEVTMGDISGTLSFCVPYPTLEPIASQLSSSSWFAASKKELSEEHAEVLYDRLKRVSIPIVAFVGAAKLTMHELLALSQDDVVQLNARTDDNFVLQIGTEYRYFAKPGVNRGRNAVQITKIITGPDDV; encoded by the coding sequence ATGGCGGACATTCTTTCACAGAATGAAATTGATGCGCTGCTGTCAGCGTTCGCGACGGGCGAAGGCGGCCCTGATACGGGCGGCGGCGGCGACGATGACCAGGTGCGCGAGGTTAAGGTCTATGACTTTAACCACCCTGATCGGTTTTCAAAAGACCAAATCCGAACCATGCACAACCTGCACGACCATTTCGCGCGGGTGTTTTCTATTTCGCTATCCGCTTTTTTGCGGACTATCGTAGAAGTCAAACTGGTGTCTGTCGACCAAATTTCGTACGAAGAGTTTATTCGCTCGATTCCCAATCCGACTTCGCTGAACATCATTAATATGGACCCGTTGGAAGGCAAAGCGCTTATCGAACTTTCGCCGACGCTGTCTTTTCCCGTGGTTGACCGGTTGATGGGCGGGGCGGGCAACGTATTTAAGAAAAACCGCGAATTGACAGGGATCGAACAAACCATCATCGAAAAAGTGTTATACCGCGCGTTTGATTGTTTGCATGAAGCCTGGGCGAACGTCTTGCCGCTTAATTTGTCATTAGAACAATCTGAGACCAACCCGCAATTATTGATGCAACTCTATCTGCCTTCAGAAATGGTCATCTTGATGACCTTTGAAGTCACGATGGGCGACATTTCAGGAACGCTATCATTTTGTGTTCCCTACCCAACGCTGGAACCCATCGCCAGCCAGTTGTCGAGTTCGTCATGGTTCGCGGCGTCAAAAAAAGAACTGTCCGAAGAACATGCGGAAGTGCTGTATGATCGCTTAAAGCGGGTCAGCATTCCCATCGTGGCGTTTGTGGGCGCCGCAAAATTAACCATGCACGAACTATTGGCTTTGTCGCAGGACGACGTCGTCCAATTGAATGCGCGCACGGACGATAACTTTGTTTTGCAAATTGGAACCGAATACCGCTACTTTGCCAAACCCGGCGTAAACCGGGGGCGCAACGCAGTGCAAATTACTAAGATCATTACCGGACCAGACGACGTTTGA
- a CDS encoding flagellar biosynthetic protein FliR, producing the protein MSLLPQPWEAYFMTFFFVYFRVSVALFVMPILSNNTVTGSIRAGLAFWIAIVLIGPLWGLHQVESGWIVPNVDRVFNGFLEFGIALIGEASIGFILGFIGQMIIQTIAISGEIIGKQAGFSAASVFDPITGQDLFLMAQVNTLLGTMIFFAVGGPEHIIEYLAASFQLLKPGEGVSLMNYREMVSNVLLFDSVHNGDRMHALGTMMYKVGLQIAAPIMVTMFLVSLAEAFIAKVSPQLNILAVGFAIRIGISLVVLFNSMGTSMLRFKYHVLSYKMYAEAALSWLAPMP; encoded by the coding sequence ATGAGTTTACTGCCCCAACCGTGGGAAGCCTATTTTATGACGTTCTTTTTCGTTTACTTCCGGGTAAGCGTGGCGCTGTTCGTCATGCCGATTTTAAGCAACAACACCGTTACGGGTTCCATTCGCGCCGGGCTGGCGTTTTGGATTGCCATAGTATTAATCGGCCCCTTGTGGGGGCTTCATCAAGTCGAATCCGGGTGGATTGTGCCCAATGTAGACAGGGTGTTCAACGGATTCCTCGAATTCGGCATTGCATTAATCGGCGAAGCGTCCATCGGATTTATTTTAGGGTTTATTGGACAAATGATCATACAAACTATTGCTATCTCCGGTGAAATTATTGGAAAACAAGCAGGGTTTTCGGCTGCGTCGGTGTTTGACCCTATCACGGGGCAGGACCTTTTTTTGATGGCGCAGGTCAACACCCTGTTAGGGACTATGATCTTTTTTGCCGTGGGCGGGCCGGAGCATATTATCGAATATTTGGCTGCGAGTTTTCAATTGCTGAAACCCGGTGAAGGCGTTTCGTTGATGAATTACCGCGAAATGGTTAGCAACGTCTTGTTGTTCGACAGCGTGCATAACGGCGACCGGATGCACGCGCTGGGGACCATGATGTATAAAGTCGGGCTGCAAATCGCCGCGCCGATTATGGTCACCATGTTTTTGGTCAGTTTGGCTGAGGCGTTTATCGCGAAAGTCTCGCCGCAACTGAACATTCTTGCCGTCGGTTTCGCAATTCGCATCGGCATCAGCCTGGTCGTCTTATTTAATTCAATGGGCACGAGCATGTTGCGTTTTAAGTATCACGTCCTGAGTTACAAAATGTATGCGGAAGCCGCATTGAGTTGGCTTGCGCCAATGCCGTAG
- a CDS encoding flagellar basal body-associated FliL family protein gives MGDAPEQADVQQEEQPKSKLPFIIAGFGILLVVIGVVAYMMMSGGAESDVPTPEFKNELGYMYTFPKQFVGNLSPPDDQYMFTADVTLEILPRGKNSESDALTEIGASDSDDTKNMMPVIKQTIQEELASQTRVEINGRVGRDNLRNRIKNEINLKLTKGEIKAVYLTVVVP, from the coding sequence ATGGGAGACGCCCCAGAACAGGCTGATGTTCAACAGGAAGAGCAACCTAAAAGTAAACTTCCATTTATTATCGCAGGATTCGGCATCTTGCTGGTTGTGATTGGCGTAGTTGCTTACATGATGATGAGTGGGGGCGCCGAGTCAGATGTTCCCACGCCGGAGTTTAAGAATGAATTGGGCTATATGTACACGTTTCCCAAGCAGTTTGTCGGGAATTTGTCACCTCCCGACGATCAATATATGTTTACGGCGGACGTGACGCTCGAAATATTGCCGAGAGGAAAAAATTCAGAAAGTGATGCGCTGACGGAAATCGGTGCGAGCGATTCAGACGACACCAAAAATATGATGCCAGTCATCAAGCAAACTATTCAAGAAGAACTCGCTTCGCAAACTCGGGTCGAAATCAACGGGCGGGTGGGGCGAGACAATTTGCGCAACCGGATTAAAAACGAAATCAATCTTAAACTCACCAAAGGTGAGATTAAAGCCGTCTATTTGACCGTAGTTGTACCCTAG
- the fliQ gene encoding flagellar biosynthesis protein FliQ gives MTEQEIIKLGTEMMFNALIISLPLLGVGLVVGVMISVFQAATQINEQTLTIVPKLLVVGLTIIFLMPWLVEHILDLTHRLLTDLPNVAKSVK, from the coding sequence ATGACAGAACAAGAAATTATTAAACTCGGCACCGAGATGATGTTTAACGCGCTGATCATTAGTCTTCCGCTTTTAGGAGTGGGCTTGGTGGTGGGCGTTATGATTAGCGTCTTTCAGGCGGCGACCCAAATCAACGAACAGACGCTGACGATTGTTCCTAAATTATTGGTCGTCGGTTTGACCATTATCTTTTTGATGCCCTGGCTGGTTGAACACATTCTCGACCTGACCCACCGGTTGCTGACTGACCTGCCTAACGTCGCAAAGAGCGTAAAATGA
- the flhB gene encoding flagellar biosynthesis protein FlhB has protein sequence MAENETGQEKTEAPTSRRMSKARDEGNIPKSTEINNTIMLIAGVVAFYNLGGDFVYNVSEGIEYYFRLAAEYEINEVSYHALLINAGARVIYILAPFFAIFVIAALIANISQVGFLFIPNKLAPDPKKLDPIKGIKNLFNMRSRIELVKSVFKIFFITPVMIYFIRYRMPEFMNLPLQDTNDILTHVAARALEVSIWAIIIMLILAIADWIYQKWQNKDDLKMTKEEVKQEMKDSQGDPKIKSRIRSIQMEMARQRMMEEVPQAEVVVTNPTEFAVALKYQTGDMAAPQVVAKGRNHLARRIRKIAVENGVPIVENKPLAQSLWKLVEVGQFIPPDLYQAVAEVLAYVYRLTKKTGVGV, from the coding sequence ATGGCGGAGAATGAAACCGGCCAGGAGAAAACAGAAGCCCCAACTTCGCGACGCATGTCGAAAGCGCGCGATGAGGGCAATATTCCAAAAAGCACGGAGATCAACAACACCATTATGTTGATCGCGGGCGTTGTTGCGTTTTATAACTTAGGCGGCGATTTTGTCTATAACGTCAGCGAAGGGATCGAATATTACTTCCGTCTAGCGGCGGAGTATGAAATCAATGAAGTGAGTTACCATGCGCTGTTAATCAATGCTGGTGCGCGTGTTATTTATATACTGGCGCCGTTTTTCGCCATCTTCGTCATCGCTGCGTTAATTGCCAATATCTCGCAAGTCGGTTTTCTGTTTATCCCAAACAAATTGGCGCCGGATCCCAAAAAACTCGACCCCATCAAGGGAATTAAAAATTTATTCAACATGCGCAGCCGCATCGAATTAGTAAAATCGGTTTTTAAAATATTTTTTATCACGCCGGTTATGATTTATTTCATTCGCTACCGGATGCCGGAGTTTATGAATTTACCGCTGCAAGACACGAACGACATTCTGACTCACGTGGCGGCGCGCGCATTAGAAGTTTCGATCTGGGCCATCATCATCATGCTGATTTTGGCCATTGCCGATTGGATTTATCAGAAGTGGCAAAACAAAGATGATCTCAAAATGACCAAAGAAGAAGTTAAACAGGAAATGAAGGATTCGCAGGGCGATCCGAAAATTAAAAGCCGCATCCGCTCGATCCAGATGGAAATGGCGCGTCAGCGCATGATGGAAGAAGTGCCCCAGGCGGAAGTGGTGGTCACCAACCCGACCGAATTCGCCGTCGCGTTGAAATATCAAACGGGAGACATGGCGGCGCCGCAAGTCGTCGCCAAAGGACGCAACCACCTAGCGAGGCGCATCCGAAAAATCGCCGTAGAAAATGGCGTTCCAATCGTCGAAAACAAGCCGTTGGCGCAATCGCTATGGAAGTTAGTTGAGGTCGGACAGTTTATTCCGCCCGACTTATATCAAGCCGTTGCCGAAGTATTGGCGTATGTGTATCGACTCACGAAAAAGACCGGCGTCGGAGTGTAA
- the fetB gene encoding iron export ABC transporter permease subunit FetB: MSPDYMAITMTQVWISASLVALAVGLMALNRTKLEATFLVGAVRTFIQLWLVGYVLLWLFEAHSAWVYVSVIEFMICVGAYTAGKRQDTFSYRMFVSLWASLHITALLIGGFLFGAALQINPFLTPHIFIPIMGMLIGNSANGAALSVHRLRGEIQNRRGEIEAALALGAPPKVAIQPFVSETLRNALIPTVNSMMLMGIVQLPGILSGQLISGIVPEEAIRYQIIVVYMIAGAVSLSCHLTVWLESRRLFNKQWALCLD; encoded by the coding sequence ATGAGCCCCGACTATATGGCTATTACCATGACCCAAGTGTGGATTTCAGCCTCGTTGGTCGCGCTCGCGGTCGGCTTGATGGCGCTGAACCGCACCAAGTTGGAAGCGACGTTTCTGGTGGGCGCGGTTCGTACCTTCATTCAACTTTGGTTGGTCGGTTATGTCTTGCTCTGGTTGTTTGAGGCGCATAGCGCGTGGGTCTATGTCAGCGTGATCGAGTTTATGATTTGCGTAGGCGCCTACACTGCGGGCAAGCGCCAGGATACGTTTTCATACCGCATGTTTGTTTCACTTTGGGCGTCGTTGCATATAACCGCGCTGCTCATCGGCGGTTTTTTGTTCGGCGCCGCCTTACAGATCAACCCGTTTTTGACGCCGCACATCTTTATTCCAATAATGGGCATGTTAATCGGCAACAGCGCCAATGGGGCGGCGTTGTCAGTGCATCGACTGCGCGGGGAAATTCAAAACCGGCGTGGAGAAATTGAAGCGGCGCTGGCGTTGGGCGCTCCACCCAAAGTCGCCATACAGCCATTCGTCTCAGAAACGCTGCGCAATGCGTTGATCCCCACCGTGAACAGCATGATGTTAATGGGTATCGTCCAACTGCCGGGCATTTTGTCGGGGCAATTAATTTCGGGCATCGTGCCGGAAGAAGCGATACGCTATCAAATTATTGTTGTGTATATGATTGCCGGCGCGGTGTCGTTATCCTGCCACCTCACCGTCTGGCTTGAGTCGCGGCGCCTGTTTAACAAACAATGGGCGCTGTGTTTGGATTAA
- a CDS encoding flagellar type III secretion system pore protein FliP gives MVKRRWFYCGFIAYACLVGVMSSHAQQQPILPSLGLDGEGPSPDDVSTTLQLLFGLTVLSLLPSILVMTTSFIRISIVLGFVRRAIGTQQTPSNEIMIGLTLFLTLFIMTPVIDEIYTTAIQPYLNEEMEPLLPGEVDPFGEVVETKIPRFYVMIYKAIIPLRTFMWQQIGEKGASDVAVMMSIAGMNKPDDEHDVPTHVLIPAFMISEIKKAFMMGFMIFIPFLILDLVTASVLISMGMFQLPPAFISLPFKVLLFVLVDGWSILMRSLSISFVQNMQ, from the coding sequence ATGGTTAAGAGACGCTGGTTCTATTGTGGATTCATTGCGTACGCATGTCTCGTCGGTGTGATGTCATCTCATGCCCAGCAGCAACCGATTTTGCCAAGTTTGGGATTAGACGGCGAAGGGCCGAGCCCTGATGATGTGTCAACCACATTACAGCTGCTGTTCGGGCTGACGGTGCTTTCGCTATTGCCGAGTATTTTGGTGATGACCACGTCGTTTATCCGCATCTCAATTGTGTTGGGGTTTGTCCGTCGCGCTATCGGAACGCAGCAGACGCCCTCGAATGAAATCATGATCGGGCTGACGTTGTTCTTGACGCTGTTTATTATGACTCCCGTCATTGACGAAATTTATACCACCGCAATCCAGCCCTATTTGAATGAAGAAATGGAGCCGCTGCTGCCCGGCGAGGTCGACCCGTTTGGCGAAGTGGTTGAAACCAAAATCCCGCGTTTTTATGTGATGATCTACAAAGCTATTATCCCGCTGCGCACCTTTATGTGGCAGCAAATCGGCGAGAAGGGCGCGTCGGACGTTGCCGTCATGATGTCGATTGCCGGGATGAATAAACCCGACGATGAGCATGACGTGCCCACGCATGTGTTGATCCCGGCGTTTATGATTAGCGAAATCAAAAAAGCATTCATGATGGGCTTTATGATTTTTATTCCCTTCTTGATTTTAGATCTGGTGACGGCGTCGGTATTGATCTCGATGGGTATGTTTCAGTTGCCGCCCGCGTTTATTTCTCTTCCATTCAAAGTGTTGTTGTTCGTGTTGGTTGACGGCTGGAGCATCTTGATGCGTTCGTTGAGTATTTCGTTTGTGCAAAATATGCAGTAG
- a CDS encoding PAS domain-containing protein yields MDIFSQGISEEKDILAARDRARIISEEMGYGVTQQLQISTAVFELGKNILEHGGGGEITFAILTEDDSLALEVEGRDDGPGLSEEQADEMLKSSGSSTALRGIPAMKRMMDKIEIESEPGAGTLIRLLKKKPDTAKTLARNIVSFFNKKFSSRKSPSISEEMRAQNQNLVQTLSLFEEKNEELKKTNQALLDLKQELEGSNDELQQRTTELQDALLSLGDRTTELEAQNRRFTALMKLMNDGVAITDRSGAVTHANALVCEWLETAEPELQELSKSDWLELLGSHWSDTERDWKTLQSELQETPANEQQFQLTTKQKFRLQCRTSPMQDQDGKVLGRLWFFRPVS; encoded by the coding sequence ATGGATATTTTCTCTCAAGGCATTTCAGAAGAAAAAGACATCCTCGCTGCGCGCGACCGCGCGCGAATTATCAGCGAGGAAATGGGCTACGGCGTTACCCAGCAGTTACAGATATCAACCGCCGTATTTGAACTCGGCAAAAACATCCTCGAGCACGGCGGCGGCGGAGAAATCACCTTCGCCATCCTGACCGAAGACGACTCGCTCGCCCTTGAGGTCGAAGGGCGCGACGACGGCCCCGGCCTCAGCGAAGAACAAGCCGACGAGATGCTCAAATCAAGCGGCAGTTCGACGGCGTTGCGCGGCATCCCCGCCATGAAGCGCATGATGGACAAAATCGAGATCGAATCAGAACCCGGCGCGGGCACGTTGATTCGCTTGTTGAAAAAGAAGCCCGATACCGCTAAAACGCTGGCGCGCAACATCGTCAGCTTCTTCAACAAAAAATTCTCGAGCCGCAAAAGTCCGTCGATTTCAGAAGAGATGCGGGCGCAAAACCAAAACCTGGTGCAAACGCTTTCTTTGTTTGAAGAAAAAAACGAAGAACTCAAAAAGACCAATCAAGCGCTGCTTGATCTCAAACAAGAACTCGAAGGTTCCAATGACGAATTACAACAGCGCACCACCGAACTGCAAGACGCGCTGTTGTCGCTCGGCGACCGCACCACCGAACTCGAAGCGCAAAACCGGCGCTTCACCGCGTTGATGAAATTGATGAACGACGGCGTGGCGATTACCGACCGTTCCGGCGCCGTCACGCACGCCAACGCGCTTGTATGTGAATGGCTGGAAACCGCCGAGCCGGAGCTGCAAGAACTGTCCAAATCCGATTGGCTCGAATTACTCGGATCGCACTGGAGCGATACCGAACGAGATTGGAAAACGCTCCAAAGCGAGTTACAGGAAACGCCCGCCAATGAGCAGCAGTTCCAACTCACAACCAAACAGAAATTTCGTCTCCAGTGCCGCACCTCTCCCATGCAAGATCAAGATGGAAAAGTGTTAGGCCGCCTCTGGTTTTTCCGTCCGGTTTCATAA